The Terrirubrum flagellatum nucleotide sequence GGAGGCGGGAGCAAAGTCGCTGGTCAAGGTGGTCGACGCGGCCCCGGCGCATATCCCCTCGCCGGAGTCGGTGAAGCGCGCGCTCGACGCTTTGAAGACCGCGAAGAAGCCGCTGATCATTCTGGGCAAGGGCGCGGCCTATGCGCAGGCGGATGACGCCATCAGGGAGCTCGTGGAAAAGAGCGGCGTTCCCTTCCTGCCCATGAGCATGGCGAAGGGATTGCTGCCGGATGCGCATCCGCAATGCGCCGGCGCCGCGCGCTCGACGGTCCTTAAAGACAGCGACGTCGTGATGCTGATCGGCGCGCGCCTCAACTGGCTGTTGTCGCACGGCAAGGGCAAGAGCTGGGGAGATCATCCCAAGACCTTCATCCAGATCGACATCGAGCCGAAGGAGATGGATTCCAACGTCGGCATCGCAGCCCCCGTGGTCGGCGACATCGGCTCCTCGGTCGCGGCGCTGATTGAAGGCATGGGCTCCAACTGGCCAAAGGCGCCGGCGGAATGGACCTCGGCGGTGGCGAAGAAGCGCGAGGAGAATGTGGCGAAGATGGCGCCGCGCCTCATGAACAACAATTCGCCGATGGACTATCACGGCGCGCTCGGCGTGCTCAAAACCATCATCGCGGAGCGGCCGGACGCCATTCTCGTCAATGAAGGCGCCAACACGCTCGATCTCGCCCGCGGCGTCATCGACATGCACCAGCCGCGCAAGCGCATCGATGTCGGCACCTGGGGCGTGATGGGGATTGGCATGGGCTACGCCATCGCCGCCGCGGTCGAGACCGGCAAGCCGGTGCTGTGCGTCGAGGGCGACTCAGCCTTCGGCTTCTCCGGCATGGAGGTCGAGACCATCTGTCGCTATGGGCTGCCGGTCTGCGTGGTGATCTTCAACAATGACGGCATCTATCGCGGCACCGACGTCAATACGGCGGGCGATGATCCCGCCACCACCGTCTTCGTCAGGGGCGCGCGCTACGACCGCATGATGGAGGCGTTCGGCGGCGTCGGCGTCAACGCCACCAATCCCGATGAACTCAAGCGCGCGGTCAATGCGGCGATGGATTCCGGCAAGCCGACGCTGATCAACGCCGTCATCGATCCCGCCGCGGGATCTGAATCCGGCCGCATCGGCAATCTCAATCCGCAAAGCGCACTCAAGAAGAAGTAAGGGGAGCTGATCATGAAAGCGCTCGCAGGCGTCAAGATCCTTGATTTCACCCATGTGCAGTCGGGTCCGACCTGCACGCAGCTGCTGGCCTGGTTCGGCGCCGACGTGATCAAGGTCGAGCGCCCCGGCGTCGGCGACATCACCCGGGGCCAGCTCCAGGACATTCCCAAGGTCGACAGCCTCTATTTCACGATGCTGAACCACAACAAGCGCTCGATCACGCTCGACACCAAGAACCCGGGGGCAAGGAAGTCCTCGAGCGCCTGATCAGGGAGTGCGACGTGCTCGTCGAGAACTTCGGACCCGGCGTGCTCGACCGCATGGGTTTCCCCTGGGAGACGATCCACAAGCTCAATCCGAAGATGATCGTCGCCTCGATCAAGGGGTTCGGCCCCGGTCCTTACGAGGACTGCAAGGTCTATGAGAATGTCGCGCAATGCACCGGCGGCGCGGCCTCCACGACCGGCTTCCGCGAGGGGCCGCCGCTCGTCACCGGCGCACAGATCGGCGACAGCGGCACCGGCCTTCATCTCGCGCTTGGCATTGTGACCGCGCTCTACCAGCGCACCCATTCCGGCAAGGGCCAGAAGGTCACATGCGCCATGCAGGACGGGGTTCTCAATCTCGCGCGCGTCAAACTGCGCGACCAGCAGCGCCTCGCCCATGGGCCGCTGAAGGAATACAGCCAGTATGGCGAGGGCATTCCCTTCGGCGCCGCCGTGCCGCGCGCCGGCAACGATTCAGGCGGCGGCCAGCCCGGCCGCATTCTCAAATGCAAGGGATGGGAGCAGGACCCCGACGCCTACATCTACTTCATCACCCAGGCGCCGGTGTGGGAGAAGATCTGCGACGTGATCGGCGAACCGACCTGGAAGACCGATCCCGAATATTCAACGCCGCCGGCGCGCCTGCCGAAACTCAACGCCATCTTCGCGCGCATCGAACAATGGACCATGACCAAAACCAAGTTCGAGGCCATGGACATCCTCAACGAGTTCGACATTCCCTGCGGGCCGATTCTCTCAATGAAGGAATTGATCGAGGACAAGTCGCTGCGCGCCACAGGCACGGTCGTCGAGGTCGATCACCCCACCAGAGGCAAGTATTTTTCCGTCGGCAATCCGATCAAGCTCTCCGACAGCCCGGCCGACGTCAAACGCTCGCCCCTGCTCGGCGAACACACCGACGAAATCCTCGCATCAGTCCTCAAATACTCGCCCGCAGAAATCGCTGCTATCAAGGCCGCGGGGGCGACCGAGGCGCCACAGCCCAAGAAAATCGCCGCTGAATAGAACC carries:
- the oxc gene encoding oxalyl-CoA decarboxylase, giving the protein MLAVVEKKQVEGSTAAADDDHALTDGFNLVIEALKLNDLTTIYGVPGIPITDFGRMAQAAGLRVLSFRHEQNAGYAASIAGYLTKKPGVCLTVSAPGFLNGLTALAHATTNCFPMILISGSSEREIVDLQQGDYEEMDQLAIAKPLCKAAFRVLHAQDIGIGLARAIRAAVSGRPGGVYLDLPAKLFGQVMDAEAGAKSLVKVVDAAPAHIPSPESVKRALDALKTAKKPLIILGKGAAYAQADDAIRELVEKSGVPFLPMSMAKGLLPDAHPQCAGAARSTVLKDSDVVMLIGARLNWLLSHGKGKSWGDHPKTFIQIDIEPKEMDSNVGIAAPVVGDIGSSVAALIEGMGSNWPKAPAEWTSAVAKKREENVAKMAPRLMNNNSPMDYHGALGVLKTIIAERPDAILVNEGANTLDLARGVIDMHQPRKRIDVGTWGVMGIGMGYAIAAAVETGKPVLCVEGDSAFGFSGMEVETICRYGLPVCVVIFNNDGIYRGTDVNTAGDDPATTVFVRGARYDRMMEAFGGVGVNATNPDELKRAVNAAMDSGKPTLINAVIDPAAGSESGRIGNLNPQSALKKK